The following proteins come from a genomic window of Canis lupus dingo isolate Sandy chromosome 20, ASM325472v2, whole genome shotgun sequence:
- the RANBP3 gene encoding ran-binding protein 3 isoform X7, which produces MADLANEEKPAIAPPVFVFQKDKGQKRPTGGSSPEGGEDSDREDGNYCPPVKRERTSSLTQFPPSQSVSKNNVFMPSTFCEPSAGNSDSEPEEKSSGFRLKPPTLIHGQAPSAGLPSQKPKEQQRSVLRPAVLQAPQPKALSQTVPSSGTNGVSIPADCTGAVTATSPDNPARRSPSDEEKEPQKNESSDTCEEENCEKREQVAQQAFVFGQNLRDRVKLTNENTEVADMENAGHPSSETPTATNYFLQYISSSLDNSTNSADTASNKFVFGQNMSERVLSPPKLNEVSSDATRENAAAESGSESSSQEATPEKANNISESLAESAAAYTKATARKCLLEKVEVITGEEAESNVLQIQCKLFVFDKASQSWVERGRGLLRLNDMASTDDGTLQSRLVMRTQGSLRLILNTKLWAQMQIDKASEKSIRITAMDTEDQGVKVFLISASSKDTGQLYAALHHRILALRSRVEQEQEAKMPAPEPGAAPSNEDDSDEDVLAPSGATGGGASEEGDGQTAGST; this is translated from the exons AGGCCAACTGGAGGCTCCAGCCCTGAAGGCGGAGAAG ATTCCGACCGAGAAGATGGAAATTACTGCCCTCCTGTCAAGCGAGAAAGAACATCCTCTTTAACCCAGTTCCCACCTTCACAGTCAG TAtcaaaaaacaatgtttttatgcCATCAACCTTCTGCGAGCCATCTGCAGGCAATTCTGACTCAGAACCAG AGGAAAAGAGCAGTGGATTCCGGTTGAAGCCACCAACATTGATCCACGGCCAGGCACCTAGTGCAG GTCTACCAAGCCAGAAGCCCAAGGAACAACAGCGGAGTGTGCTTCGCCCGGCAGTGTTACAAGCCCCACAGCCAAAGGCACTCTCACAGACCG TCCCAAGCAGCGGCACCAACGGAGTCAGTATCCCAGCAGACTGCACGGGGGCCGTGACAGCAACATCACCTGACAACCCTGCACGGAGAAGTCCCTCTGACGAG GAGAAAGAGCCCCAGAAAAATGAGTCTAGCGATACTTGTGAGGAGgagaactgtgagaaaagagAGCAAGTTGCGCAGCAGGCGTTTGTGTTCGGGCAGAACCTGAGGGACCGAGTCAAG TTAACAAATGAGAACACTGAAGTAGCTGACATGGAGAATGCCGGACATCCCAGTTCAGAAACGCCAACTGCGACCAACTATTTCCTTCAGTATATCAGCTCCAG TTTAGACAACTCGACCAATAGTGCCGACACTGCCAGCAACAAATTCGTGTTTGGCCAGAACATGAGCGAGCGCGTGCTG AGCCCGCCCAAATTAAATGAAGTCAGTTCAGATGCCACCAGGGAAAATGCAGCTGCTGAGTCCGGGTCTGAGTCCTCGTCCCAGGAGGCCACCCCTGAGAAAG CTAATAACATTTCAGAGTCCCTGGCCGAGTCGGCAGCTGCCTACACCAAGGCAACAGCACGGAAGTGTTTGTTGGAAAAAGTGGAAGTCATCACCGGGGAGGAGGCGGAGAGCAACGTGTTACAG ATCCAGTGTAAGCTGTTTGTGTTTGACAAGGCCTCGCAGTCATGGGTGGAGAGAGGCCGGGGGCTGCTCAGGCTCAACGACATGGCATCGACTGATGACGGGACGCTCCAGTCCCGACTAG TGATGCGGACCCAGGGCAGCTTGCGACTGATCCTCAACACCAAGCTCTGGGCACAGATGCAGATCGACAAGGCCAGTGAGAAGAGCATACGCATCACAGCCATGGACACTGAGGACCAGGGCGTGAAGGTTTTCTTGATCTCA gcaaGTTCCAAGGACACGGGCCAGCTGTATGCAGCTCTGCACCATCGCATCCTGGCCCTGCGCAGCCGcgtggagcaggagcaggaagccAAGATGCCTGCCCCTGAACCTGGGGCAGCCCCGTCCAATGAGGACGACAGTGACGAGGACGTCCTGGCTCCGTCGGGGGCCACCGGAGGTG GTGCCAGCGAGGAAGGGGATGGGCAGACGGCCGGAAGCACATAG
- the RANBP3 gene encoding ran-binding protein 3 isoform X8, with product MADLANEEKPAIAPPVFVFQKDKGQKRPTGGSSPEGGEDSDREDGNYCPPVKRERTSSLTQFPPSQSVSKNNVFMPSTFCEPSAGNSDSEPEEKSSGFRLKPPTLIHGQAPSAGLPSQKPKEQQRSVLRPAVLQAPQPKALSQTVPSSGTNGVSIPADCTGAVTATSPDNPARRSPSDEEKEPQKNESSDTCEEENCEKREQVAQQAFVFGQNLRDRVKLTNENTEVADMENAGHPSSETPTATNYFLQYISSSLDNSTNSADTASNKFVFGQNMSERVLSPPKLNEVSSDATRENAAAESGSESSSQEATPEKESLAESAAAYTKATARKCLLEKVEVITGEEAESNVLQIQCKLFVFDKASQSWVERGRGLLRLNDMASTDDGTLQSRLVMRTQGSLRLILNTKLWAQMQIDKASEKSIRITAMDTEDQGVKVFLISASSKDTGQLYAALHHRILALRSRVEQEQEAKMPAPEPGAAPSNEDDSDEDVLAPSGATGGGASEEGDGQTAGST from the exons AGGCCAACTGGAGGCTCCAGCCCTGAAGGCGGAGAAG ATTCCGACCGAGAAGATGGAAATTACTGCCCTCCTGTCAAGCGAGAAAGAACATCCTCTTTAACCCAGTTCCCACCTTCACAGTCAG TAtcaaaaaacaatgtttttatgcCATCAACCTTCTGCGAGCCATCTGCAGGCAATTCTGACTCAGAACCAG AGGAAAAGAGCAGTGGATTCCGGTTGAAGCCACCAACATTGATCCACGGCCAGGCACCTAGTGCAG GTCTACCAAGCCAGAAGCCCAAGGAACAACAGCGGAGTGTGCTTCGCCCGGCAGTGTTACAAGCCCCACAGCCAAAGGCACTCTCACAGACCG TCCCAAGCAGCGGCACCAACGGAGTCAGTATCCCAGCAGACTGCACGGGGGCCGTGACAGCAACATCACCTGACAACCCTGCACGGAGAAGTCCCTCTGACGAG GAGAAAGAGCCCCAGAAAAATGAGTCTAGCGATACTTGTGAGGAGgagaactgtgagaaaagagAGCAAGTTGCGCAGCAGGCGTTTGTGTTCGGGCAGAACCTGAGGGACCGAGTCAAG TTAACAAATGAGAACACTGAAGTAGCTGACATGGAGAATGCCGGACATCCCAGTTCAGAAACGCCAACTGCGACCAACTATTTCCTTCAGTATATCAGCTCCAG TTTAGACAACTCGACCAATAGTGCCGACACTGCCAGCAACAAATTCGTGTTTGGCCAGAACATGAGCGAGCGCGTGCTG AGCCCGCCCAAATTAAATGAAGTCAGTTCAGATGCCACCAGGGAAAATGCAGCTGCTGAGTCCGGGTCTGAGTCCTCGTCCCAGGAGGCCACCCCTGAGAAAG AGTCCCTGGCCGAGTCGGCAGCTGCCTACACCAAGGCAACAGCACGGAAGTGTTTGTTGGAAAAAGTGGAAGTCATCACCGGGGAGGAGGCGGAGAGCAACGTGTTACAG ATCCAGTGTAAGCTGTTTGTGTTTGACAAGGCCTCGCAGTCATGGGTGGAGAGAGGCCGGGGGCTGCTCAGGCTCAACGACATGGCATCGACTGATGACGGGACGCTCCAGTCCCGACTAG TGATGCGGACCCAGGGCAGCTTGCGACTGATCCTCAACACCAAGCTCTGGGCACAGATGCAGATCGACAAGGCCAGTGAGAAGAGCATACGCATCACAGCCATGGACACTGAGGACCAGGGCGTGAAGGTTTTCTTGATCTCA gcaaGTTCCAAGGACACGGGCCAGCTGTATGCAGCTCTGCACCATCGCATCCTGGCCCTGCGCAGCCGcgtggagcaggagcaggaagccAAGATGCCTGCCCCTGAACCTGGGGCAGCCCCGTCCAATGAGGACGACAGTGACGAGGACGTCCTGGCTCCGTCGGGGGCCACCGGAGGTG GTGCCAGCGAGGAAGGGGATGGGCAGACGGCCGGAAGCACATAG
- the RANBP3 gene encoding ran-binding protein 3 isoform X10 produces MGKRPTGGSSPEGGEDSDREDGNYCPPVKRERTSSLTQFPPSQSVSKNNVFMPSTFCEPSAGNSDSEPEEKSSGFRLKPPTLIHGQAPSAGLPSQKPKEQQRSVLRPAVLQAPQPKALSQTVPSSGTNGVSIPADCTGAVTATSPDNPARRSPSDEEKEPQKNESSDTCEEENCEKREQVAQQAFVFGQNLRDRVKLTNENTEVADMENAGHPSSETPTATNYFLQYISSSLDNSTNSADTASNKFVFGQNMSERVLSPPKLNEVSSDATRENAAAESGSESSSQEATPEKANNISESLAESAAAYTKATARKCLLEKVEVITGEEAESNVLQIQCKLFVFDKASQSWVERGRGLLRLNDMASTDDGTLQSRLVMRTQGSLRLILNTKLWAQMQIDKASEKSIRITAMDTEDQGVKVFLISASSKDTGQLYAALHHRILALRSRVEQEQEAKMPAPEPGAAPSNEDDSDEDVLAPSGATGGGASEEGDGQTAGST; encoded by the exons AGGCCAACTGGAGGCTCCAGCCCTGAAGGCGGAGAAG ATTCCGACCGAGAAGATGGAAATTACTGCCCTCCTGTCAAGCGAGAAAGAACATCCTCTTTAACCCAGTTCCCACCTTCACAGTCAG TAtcaaaaaacaatgtttttatgcCATCAACCTTCTGCGAGCCATCTGCAGGCAATTCTGACTCAGAACCAG AGGAAAAGAGCAGTGGATTCCGGTTGAAGCCACCAACATTGATCCACGGCCAGGCACCTAGTGCAG GTCTACCAAGCCAGAAGCCCAAGGAACAACAGCGGAGTGTGCTTCGCCCGGCAGTGTTACAAGCCCCACAGCCAAAGGCACTCTCACAGACCG TCCCAAGCAGCGGCACCAACGGAGTCAGTATCCCAGCAGACTGCACGGGGGCCGTGACAGCAACATCACCTGACAACCCTGCACGGAGAAGTCCCTCTGACGAG GAGAAAGAGCCCCAGAAAAATGAGTCTAGCGATACTTGTGAGGAGgagaactgtgagaaaagagAGCAAGTTGCGCAGCAGGCGTTTGTGTTCGGGCAGAACCTGAGGGACCGAGTCAAG TTAACAAATGAGAACACTGAAGTAGCTGACATGGAGAATGCCGGACATCCCAGTTCAGAAACGCCAACTGCGACCAACTATTTCCTTCAGTATATCAGCTCCAG TTTAGACAACTCGACCAATAGTGCCGACACTGCCAGCAACAAATTCGTGTTTGGCCAGAACATGAGCGAGCGCGTGCTG AGCCCGCCCAAATTAAATGAAGTCAGTTCAGATGCCACCAGGGAAAATGCAGCTGCTGAGTCCGGGTCTGAGTCCTCGTCCCAGGAGGCCACCCCTGAGAAAG CTAATAACATTTCAGAGTCCCTGGCCGAGTCGGCAGCTGCCTACACCAAGGCAACAGCACGGAAGTGTTTGTTGGAAAAAGTGGAAGTCATCACCGGGGAGGAGGCGGAGAGCAACGTGTTACAG ATCCAGTGTAAGCTGTTTGTGTTTGACAAGGCCTCGCAGTCATGGGTGGAGAGAGGCCGGGGGCTGCTCAGGCTCAACGACATGGCATCGACTGATGACGGGACGCTCCAGTCCCGACTAG TGATGCGGACCCAGGGCAGCTTGCGACTGATCCTCAACACCAAGCTCTGGGCACAGATGCAGATCGACAAGGCCAGTGAGAAGAGCATACGCATCACAGCCATGGACACTGAGGACCAGGGCGTGAAGGTTTTCTTGATCTCA gcaaGTTCCAAGGACACGGGCCAGCTGTATGCAGCTCTGCACCATCGCATCCTGGCCCTGCGCAGCCGcgtggagcaggagcaggaagccAAGATGCCTGCCCCTGAACCTGGGGCAGCCCCGTCCAATGAGGACGACAGTGACGAGGACGTCCTGGCTCCGTCGGGGGCCACCGGAGGTG GTGCCAGCGAGGAAGGGGATGGGCAGACGGCCGGAAGCACATAG
- the RANBP3 gene encoding ran-binding protein 3 isoform X13 — MADLANEEKPAIAPPVFVFQKDKGQKRPTGGSSPEGGEDSDREDGNYCPPVKRERTSSLTQFPPSQSEEKSSGFRLKPPTLIHGQAPSAGLPSQKPKEQQRSVLRPAVLQAPQPKALSQTVPSSGTNGVSIPADCTGAVTATSPDNPARRSPSDEEKEPQKNESSDTCEEENCEKREQVAQQAFVFGQNLRDRVKLTNENTEVADMENAGHPSSETPTATNYFLQYISSSLDNSTNSADTASNKFVFGQNMSERVLSPPKLNEVSSDATRENAAAESGSESSSQEATPEKESLAESAAAYTKATARKCLLEKVEVITGEEAESNVLQIQCKLFVFDKASQSWVERGRGLLRLNDMASTDDGTLQSRLVMRTQGSLRLILNTKLWAQMQIDKASEKSIRITAMDTEDQGVKVFLISASSKDTGQLYAALHHRILALRSRVEQEQEAKMPAPEPGAAPSNEDDSDEDVLAPSGATGGGASEEGDGQTAGST; from the exons AGGCCAACTGGAGGCTCCAGCCCTGAAGGCGGAGAAG ATTCCGACCGAGAAGATGGAAATTACTGCCCTCCTGTCAAGCGAGAAAGAACATCCTCTTTAACCCAGTTCCCACCTTCACAGTCAG AGGAAAAGAGCAGTGGATTCCGGTTGAAGCCACCAACATTGATCCACGGCCAGGCACCTAGTGCAG GTCTACCAAGCCAGAAGCCCAAGGAACAACAGCGGAGTGTGCTTCGCCCGGCAGTGTTACAAGCCCCACAGCCAAAGGCACTCTCACAGACCG TCCCAAGCAGCGGCACCAACGGAGTCAGTATCCCAGCAGACTGCACGGGGGCCGTGACAGCAACATCACCTGACAACCCTGCACGGAGAAGTCCCTCTGACGAG GAGAAAGAGCCCCAGAAAAATGAGTCTAGCGATACTTGTGAGGAGgagaactgtgagaaaagagAGCAAGTTGCGCAGCAGGCGTTTGTGTTCGGGCAGAACCTGAGGGACCGAGTCAAG TTAACAAATGAGAACACTGAAGTAGCTGACATGGAGAATGCCGGACATCCCAGTTCAGAAACGCCAACTGCGACCAACTATTTCCTTCAGTATATCAGCTCCAG TTTAGACAACTCGACCAATAGTGCCGACACTGCCAGCAACAAATTCGTGTTTGGCCAGAACATGAGCGAGCGCGTGCTG AGCCCGCCCAAATTAAATGAAGTCAGTTCAGATGCCACCAGGGAAAATGCAGCTGCTGAGTCCGGGTCTGAGTCCTCGTCCCAGGAGGCCACCCCTGAGAAAG AGTCCCTGGCCGAGTCGGCAGCTGCCTACACCAAGGCAACAGCACGGAAGTGTTTGTTGGAAAAAGTGGAAGTCATCACCGGGGAGGAGGCGGAGAGCAACGTGTTACAG ATCCAGTGTAAGCTGTTTGTGTTTGACAAGGCCTCGCAGTCATGGGTGGAGAGAGGCCGGGGGCTGCTCAGGCTCAACGACATGGCATCGACTGATGACGGGACGCTCCAGTCCCGACTAG TGATGCGGACCCAGGGCAGCTTGCGACTGATCCTCAACACCAAGCTCTGGGCACAGATGCAGATCGACAAGGCCAGTGAGAAGAGCATACGCATCACAGCCATGGACACTGAGGACCAGGGCGTGAAGGTTTTCTTGATCTCA gcaaGTTCCAAGGACACGGGCCAGCTGTATGCAGCTCTGCACCATCGCATCCTGGCCCTGCGCAGCCGcgtggagcaggagcaggaagccAAGATGCCTGCCCCTGAACCTGGGGCAGCCCCGTCCAATGAGGACGACAGTGACGAGGACGTCCTGGCTCCGTCGGGGGCCACCGGAGGTG GTGCCAGCGAGGAAGGGGATGGGCAGACGGCCGGAAGCACATAG
- the RANBP3 gene encoding ran-binding protein 3 isoform X9, which yields MADLANEEKPAIAPPVFVFQKDKGQKRPTGGSSPEGGEDSDREDGNYCPPVKRERTSSLTQFPPSQSVSKNNVFMPSTFCEPSAGNSDSEPEEKSSGFRLKPPTLIHGQAPSAGLPSQKPKEQQRSVLRPAVLQAPQPKALSQTVPSSGTNGVSIPADCTGAVTATSPDNPARRSPSDEEKEPQKNESSDTCEEENCEKREQVAQQAFVFGQNLRDRVKLTNENTEVADMENAGHPSSETPTATNYFLQYISSSLDNSTNSADTASNKFVFGQNMSERVLSPPKLNEVSSDATRENAAAESGSESSSQEATPEKESLAESAAAYTKATARKCLLEKVEVITGEEAESNVLQIQCKLFVFDKASQSWVERGRGLLRLNDMASTDDGTLQSRLVMRTQGSLRLILNTKLWAQMQIDKASEKSIRITAMDTEDQGVKVFLISASSKDTGQLYAALHHRILALRSRVEQEQEAKMPAPEPGAAPSNEDDSDEDVLAPSGATGGASEEGDGQTAGST from the exons AGGCCAACTGGAGGCTCCAGCCCTGAAGGCGGAGAAG ATTCCGACCGAGAAGATGGAAATTACTGCCCTCCTGTCAAGCGAGAAAGAACATCCTCTTTAACCCAGTTCCCACCTTCACAGTCAG TAtcaaaaaacaatgtttttatgcCATCAACCTTCTGCGAGCCATCTGCAGGCAATTCTGACTCAGAACCAG AGGAAAAGAGCAGTGGATTCCGGTTGAAGCCACCAACATTGATCCACGGCCAGGCACCTAGTGCAG GTCTACCAAGCCAGAAGCCCAAGGAACAACAGCGGAGTGTGCTTCGCCCGGCAGTGTTACAAGCCCCACAGCCAAAGGCACTCTCACAGACCG TCCCAAGCAGCGGCACCAACGGAGTCAGTATCCCAGCAGACTGCACGGGGGCCGTGACAGCAACATCACCTGACAACCCTGCACGGAGAAGTCCCTCTGACGAG GAGAAAGAGCCCCAGAAAAATGAGTCTAGCGATACTTGTGAGGAGgagaactgtgagaaaagagAGCAAGTTGCGCAGCAGGCGTTTGTGTTCGGGCAGAACCTGAGGGACCGAGTCAAG TTAACAAATGAGAACACTGAAGTAGCTGACATGGAGAATGCCGGACATCCCAGTTCAGAAACGCCAACTGCGACCAACTATTTCCTTCAGTATATCAGCTCCAG TTTAGACAACTCGACCAATAGTGCCGACACTGCCAGCAACAAATTCGTGTTTGGCCAGAACATGAGCGAGCGCGTGCTG AGCCCGCCCAAATTAAATGAAGTCAGTTCAGATGCCACCAGGGAAAATGCAGCTGCTGAGTCCGGGTCTGAGTCCTCGTCCCAGGAGGCCACCCCTGAGAAAG AGTCCCTGGCCGAGTCGGCAGCTGCCTACACCAAGGCAACAGCACGGAAGTGTTTGTTGGAAAAAGTGGAAGTCATCACCGGGGAGGAGGCGGAGAGCAACGTGTTACAG ATCCAGTGTAAGCTGTTTGTGTTTGACAAGGCCTCGCAGTCATGGGTGGAGAGAGGCCGGGGGCTGCTCAGGCTCAACGACATGGCATCGACTGATGACGGGACGCTCCAGTCCCGACTAG TGATGCGGACCCAGGGCAGCTTGCGACTGATCCTCAACACCAAGCTCTGGGCACAGATGCAGATCGACAAGGCCAGTGAGAAGAGCATACGCATCACAGCCATGGACACTGAGGACCAGGGCGTGAAGGTTTTCTTGATCTCA gcaaGTTCCAAGGACACGGGCCAGCTGTATGCAGCTCTGCACCATCGCATCCTGGCCCTGCGCAGCCGcgtggagcaggagcaggaagccAAGATGCCTGCCCCTGAACCTGGGGCAGCCCCGTCCAATGAGGACGACAGTGACGAGGACGTCCTGGCTCCGTCGGGGGCCACCGGAG GTGCCAGCGAGGAAGGGGATGGGCAGACGGCCGGAAGCACATAG
- the RANBP3 gene encoding ran-binding protein 3 isoform X14, whose product MADLANEEKPAIAPPVFVFQKDKGQKRPTGGSSPEGGEDSDREDGNYCPPVKRERTSSLTQFPPSQSVSKNNVFMPSTFCEPSAGNSDSEPEEKSSGFRLKPPTLIHGQAPSAGLPSQKPKEQQRSVLRPAVLQAPQPKALSQTVPSSGTNGVSIPADCTGAVTATSPDNPARRSPSDELTNENTEVADMENAGHPSSETPTATNYFLQYISSSLDNSTNSADTASNKFVFGQNMSERVLSPPKLNEVSSDATRENAAAESGSESSSQEATPEKESLAESAAAYTKATARKCLLEKVEVITGEEAESNVLQIQCKLFVFDKASQSWVERGRGLLRLNDMASTDDGTLQSRLVMRTQGSLRLILNTKLWAQMQIDKASEKSIRITAMDTEDQGVKVFLISASSKDTGQLYAALHHRILALRSRVEQEQEAKMPAPEPGAAPSNEDDSDEDVLAPSGATGGGASEEGDGQTAGST is encoded by the exons AGGCCAACTGGAGGCTCCAGCCCTGAAGGCGGAGAAG ATTCCGACCGAGAAGATGGAAATTACTGCCCTCCTGTCAAGCGAGAAAGAACATCCTCTTTAACCCAGTTCCCACCTTCACAGTCAG TAtcaaaaaacaatgtttttatgcCATCAACCTTCTGCGAGCCATCTGCAGGCAATTCTGACTCAGAACCAG AGGAAAAGAGCAGTGGATTCCGGTTGAAGCCACCAACATTGATCCACGGCCAGGCACCTAGTGCAG GTCTACCAAGCCAGAAGCCCAAGGAACAACAGCGGAGTGTGCTTCGCCCGGCAGTGTTACAAGCCCCACAGCCAAAGGCACTCTCACAGACCG TCCCAAGCAGCGGCACCAACGGAGTCAGTATCCCAGCAGACTGCACGGGGGCCGTGACAGCAACATCACCTGACAACCCTGCACGGAGAAGTCCCTCTGACGAG TTAACAAATGAGAACACTGAAGTAGCTGACATGGAGAATGCCGGACATCCCAGTTCAGAAACGCCAACTGCGACCAACTATTTCCTTCAGTATATCAGCTCCAG TTTAGACAACTCGACCAATAGTGCCGACACTGCCAGCAACAAATTCGTGTTTGGCCAGAACATGAGCGAGCGCGTGCTG AGCCCGCCCAAATTAAATGAAGTCAGTTCAGATGCCACCAGGGAAAATGCAGCTGCTGAGTCCGGGTCTGAGTCCTCGTCCCAGGAGGCCACCCCTGAGAAAG AGTCCCTGGCCGAGTCGGCAGCTGCCTACACCAAGGCAACAGCACGGAAGTGTTTGTTGGAAAAAGTGGAAGTCATCACCGGGGAGGAGGCGGAGAGCAACGTGTTACAG ATCCAGTGTAAGCTGTTTGTGTTTGACAAGGCCTCGCAGTCATGGGTGGAGAGAGGCCGGGGGCTGCTCAGGCTCAACGACATGGCATCGACTGATGACGGGACGCTCCAGTCCCGACTAG TGATGCGGACCCAGGGCAGCTTGCGACTGATCCTCAACACCAAGCTCTGGGCACAGATGCAGATCGACAAGGCCAGTGAGAAGAGCATACGCATCACAGCCATGGACACTGAGGACCAGGGCGTGAAGGTTTTCTTGATCTCA gcaaGTTCCAAGGACACGGGCCAGCTGTATGCAGCTCTGCACCATCGCATCCTGGCCCTGCGCAGCCGcgtggagcaggagcaggaagccAAGATGCCTGCCCCTGAACCTGGGGCAGCCCCGTCCAATGAGGACGACAGTGACGAGGACGTCCTGGCTCCGTCGGGGGCCACCGGAGGTG GTGCCAGCGAGGAAGGGGATGGGCAGACGGCCGGAAGCACATAG
- the RANBP3 gene encoding ran-binding protein 3 isoform X11 codes for MRSARLRAEKPAIAPPVFVFQKDKGQKRPTGGSSPEGGEDSDREDGNYCPPVKRERTSSLTQFPPSQSEEKSSGFRLKPPTLIHGQAPSAGLPSQKPKEQQRSVLRPAVLQAPQPKALSQTVPSSGTNGVSIPADCTGAVTATSPDNPARRSPSDEEKEPQKNESSDTCEEENCEKREQVAQQAFVFGQNLRDRVKLTNENTEVADMENAGHPSSETPTATNYFLQYISSSLDNSTNSADTASNKFVFGQNMSERVLSPPKLNEVSSDATRENAAAESGSESSSQEATPEKANNISESLAESAAAYTKATARKCLLEKVEVITGEEAESNVLQIQCKLFVFDKASQSWVERGRGLLRLNDMASTDDGTLQSRLVMRTQGSLRLILNTKLWAQMQIDKASEKSIRITAMDTEDQGVKVFLISASSKDTGQLYAALHHRILALRSRVEQEQEAKMPAPEPGAAPSNEDDSDEDVLAPSGATGGGASEEGDGQTAGST; via the exons AGGCCAACTGGAGGCTCCAGCCCTGAAGGCGGAGAAG ATTCCGACCGAGAAGATGGAAATTACTGCCCTCCTGTCAAGCGAGAAAGAACATCCTCTTTAACCCAGTTCCCACCTTCACAGTCAG AGGAAAAGAGCAGTGGATTCCGGTTGAAGCCACCAACATTGATCCACGGCCAGGCACCTAGTGCAG GTCTACCAAGCCAGAAGCCCAAGGAACAACAGCGGAGTGTGCTTCGCCCGGCAGTGTTACAAGCCCCACAGCCAAAGGCACTCTCACAGACCG TCCCAAGCAGCGGCACCAACGGAGTCAGTATCCCAGCAGACTGCACGGGGGCCGTGACAGCAACATCACCTGACAACCCTGCACGGAGAAGTCCCTCTGACGAG GAGAAAGAGCCCCAGAAAAATGAGTCTAGCGATACTTGTGAGGAGgagaactgtgagaaaagagAGCAAGTTGCGCAGCAGGCGTTTGTGTTCGGGCAGAACCTGAGGGACCGAGTCAAG TTAACAAATGAGAACACTGAAGTAGCTGACATGGAGAATGCCGGACATCCCAGTTCAGAAACGCCAACTGCGACCAACTATTTCCTTCAGTATATCAGCTCCAG TTTAGACAACTCGACCAATAGTGCCGACACTGCCAGCAACAAATTCGTGTTTGGCCAGAACATGAGCGAGCGCGTGCTG AGCCCGCCCAAATTAAATGAAGTCAGTTCAGATGCCACCAGGGAAAATGCAGCTGCTGAGTCCGGGTCTGAGTCCTCGTCCCAGGAGGCCACCCCTGAGAAAG CTAATAACATTTCAGAGTCCCTGGCCGAGTCGGCAGCTGCCTACACCAAGGCAACAGCACGGAAGTGTTTGTTGGAAAAAGTGGAAGTCATCACCGGGGAGGAGGCGGAGAGCAACGTGTTACAG ATCCAGTGTAAGCTGTTTGTGTTTGACAAGGCCTCGCAGTCATGGGTGGAGAGAGGCCGGGGGCTGCTCAGGCTCAACGACATGGCATCGACTGATGACGGGACGCTCCAGTCCCGACTAG TGATGCGGACCCAGGGCAGCTTGCGACTGATCCTCAACACCAAGCTCTGGGCACAGATGCAGATCGACAAGGCCAGTGAGAAGAGCATACGCATCACAGCCATGGACACTGAGGACCAGGGCGTGAAGGTTTTCTTGATCTCA gcaaGTTCCAAGGACACGGGCCAGCTGTATGCAGCTCTGCACCATCGCATCCTGGCCCTGCGCAGCCGcgtggagcaggagcaggaagccAAGATGCCTGCCCCTGAACCTGGGGCAGCCCCGTCCAATGAGGACGACAGTGACGAGGACGTCCTGGCTCCGTCGGGGGCCACCGGAGGTG GTGCCAGCGAGGAAGGGGATGGGCAGACGGCCGGAAGCACATAG